ATCCGGCACGCCAGACACATGCCACCGAAGGCAACAGCCACGGCCCCAAGAGGGCGTTTGAAGCACTCGCGGAGGGCTGGAAACTGCGTTTTTGACCTTTTTTGGGGTTCGAAGCCAGAAAATCCTTGCGTTCGGCTCCGTCTTTGCATTGGTTAGAACCCGCACCCGGCGCTCCGCCCGTGTGCGGGCGGGGCCGAGAGGCTCTACGTAGCCCAGAGAAGCACCCAGGTACCAGACACCGGAGGATCCGCGATGGCTGAGAAGAGTGCAGGGCAGCGGCAGGGTGGGGACCGGCAGAATGGCTCCAATTCGGGCTCCAACGGCGGGCAGCGCGAGGGCGGGAGCCAGCGCCAGGGCGGCAACGAGGAAGGCGGGATGGCCGGCATGGTGAAGGCGCATCCCATCGCCGCGGGCGCGGCGGCGCTTGCGGGCGCGGCGGCCATCGCCGGGCTGGTGAACGCGATGGGCGGCGAGGAGGAGGGCGGAAGCAAGGGGGGCGGCGGCAAGAAGTCGTCCGGCGGCGCCAAGAAGTCCTCGGGCACCAAGTCGTCCTCCGGCACGAAGTCGGCTTCCAAGTCCACCGCGTCCAAGTCCTCCAGCCGTTCCTCCGCGGACACGGGCGCCAAGAAGTCCACCGGCGCCAAGAAGTCCTCGGGCACCAAGTCGGCCAGCCGCGGCGGCGGGTCGTCGGACTCGGGTAGCGGCGGCGGGGGCTCGGCCGCCAAGAAGAGCAGCGGCGGCACCAGGAGTTCCGGCGCCAAGAAGAGCACCCGCCGCAGCAGCGGTGGCGGGGGTGGCGGCGGCGGGGCCGCGCGCGGCGGCCTCGCGCAGCCGGTGCAGCCGGACGCGCAGCTCGCCGCGGTGGTGGGCAAGGAAGCGGCGCCGCGCTCCGAGATCACCAAGCGCCTGTGGAACTACGTGAAGAAGAACAAC
The nucleotide sequence above comes from Longimicrobium sp.. Encoded proteins:
- a CDS encoding SWIB/MDM2 domain-containing protein yields the protein MAEKSAGQRQGGDRQNGSNSGSNGGQREGGSQRQGGNEEGGMAGMVKAHPIAAGAAALAGAAAIAGLVNAMGGEEEGGSKGGGGKKSSGGAKKSSGTKSSSGTKSASKSTASKSSSRSSADTGAKKSTGAKKSSGTKSASRGGGSSDSGSGGGGSAAKKSSGGTRSSGAKKSTRRSSGGGGGGGGAARGGLAQPVQPDAQLAAVVGKEAAPRSEITKRLWNYVKKNNLQDSTNRRMINADDRLRPIFGSDQVSMFEMTRLVNQHFEKA